From one Brevundimonas sp. PAMC22021 genomic stretch:
- a CDS encoding SDR family NAD(P)-dependent oxidoreductase, protein MSERVVAVTGGHGVLGRAVVEAALERGWRVAVIDHAMGHAAADGALEIGGVDLTDPVQADSAVARVVERFGRLDVLLNIAGGFVWQTADDAAPAWDRMFALNLSTALHATRAALPHLKVADDGRIVNVGSAAALKAGAGMGAYGASKAAVHALTQSLAEELKATSVNVNAVLPSIIDTPANRADMPDADPAQWVAPADLAAVILFLASPESRAMTGALVPVTGRV, encoded by the coding sequence ATGAGCGAACGGGTCGTTGCGGTCACCGGCGGGCACGGCGTGCTGGGGCGGGCGGTCGTGGAGGCGGCGCTCGAGCGCGGCTGGCGCGTCGCCGTGATTGACCACGCCATGGGCCATGCGGCGGCGGACGGGGCGCTGGAGATCGGCGGGGTCGATCTGACCGATCCGGTTCAGGCGGACAGCGCCGTCGCTCGCGTGGTCGAGCGGTTCGGCCGGCTGGACGTCCTGCTCAACATCGCCGGCGGCTTTGTCTGGCAGACGGCGGACGATGCGGCGCCGGCCTGGGACCGAATGTTCGCCCTGAACCTGTCCACCGCGCTTCACGCCACCCGCGCCGCCCTGCCGCACCTGAAGGTGGCGGATGACGGCCGCATCGTCAACGTCGGCTCGGCCGCCGCGCTGAAGGCCGGCGCGGGCATGGGCGCCTATGGCGCCTCCAAGGCGGCGGTGCACGCCCTGACGCAGAGCCTGGCCGAAGAGTTGAAGGCGACCTCCGTCAACGTCAACGCCGTCCTGCCCTCCATCATCGATACGCCCGCCAACCGGGCCGACATGCCGGACGCCGATCCGGCCCAGTGGGTGGCGCCGGCGGACTTGGCGGCCGTGATCCTGTTCCTGGCCTCGCCCGAGAGCCGCGCGATGACCGGCGCCCTGGTCCCGGTGACGGGCCGCGTCTGA
- a CDS encoding GAF domain-containing protein: MSYVARDDRPADKADRYAEVEAEILAVLEGEPNLTARMATVASMLADAFDHFFWTGFYVVAPDKAEELVVGPYQGTLGCLRIPFGRGVCGAAARTRQTQRVEDVHAFPGHIACDSRSESEIVVPVLDATGALIAVLDVDATTRAAFDAVDQAALERLMARVFAGG; this comes from the coding sequence ATGAGCTATGTCGCCCGCGACGACCGCCCCGCCGACAAGGCCGACCGCTATGCCGAGGTCGAGGCCGAGATCCTGGCCGTGCTGGAGGGCGAGCCGAACCTGACCGCGCGCATGGCCACCGTCGCCTCCATGCTGGCCGACGCCTTTGACCACTTCTTCTGGACCGGCTTCTACGTCGTGGCGCCCGACAAGGCCGAAGAGCTGGTGGTCGGTCCGTATCAGGGCACGCTGGGCTGCCTGCGCATTCCGTTCGGACGCGGCGTCTGCGGCGCCGCGGCGCGCACGCGTCAGACCCAGCGGGTCGAGGACGTTCACGCCTTTCCCGGCCACATCGCCTGCGACAGCCGCTCTGAAAGCGAGATCGTGGTTCCGGTGCTGGACGCCACCGGCGCGCTGATCGCGGTGTTGGACGTGGATGCGACCACACGGGCCGCCTTCGACGCCGTGGACCAGGCGGCGCTGGAGCGGCTGATGGCCAGGGTCTTCGCCGGCGGCTGA